In one Bordetella pertussis 18323 genomic region, the following are encoded:
- a CDS encoding alpha/beta hydrolase fold domain-containing protein, which produces MASAQLATLSAQVRQLYAGWDPNTDIARIRRDWDAFFGAVRLPARVTPVDAGGVPCHWIEAPASTRDRVVVFIHGGGYQIGSHRSHHNLMARLSAWSGRAVLSIGYRLAPQARCPAALEDVDAAHAWLAGQGWSARQTALCGDSAGGALAVLLLARLRARGAALPAACAVMSPWIDLQARGESYTANAASDPIANRATVLRMARAYLGRDGDPEAPAVSAQHADLRGLPPLLVQAGSAEALLDDARALAARAAASGVAVRLSVWQDMPHVFQLFAARLDAADAAIAELADFINHPLRAPTGAEPRHETST; this is translated from the coding sequence ATAGCATCGGCACAGCTGGCGACGCTCTCGGCCCAGGTCCGGCAACTGTACGCCGGCTGGGACCCGAACACGGACATCGCGCGGATACGGCGCGACTGGGACGCTTTCTTTGGCGCCGTGCGCCTGCCCGCGCGCGTCACGCCGGTCGATGCCGGCGGCGTCCCGTGCCATTGGATCGAAGCCCCGGCATCGACCCGCGATCGCGTGGTCGTCTTCATCCATGGCGGGGGCTACCAGATCGGCTCGCATCGCTCGCACCACAACCTGATGGCGCGGCTGTCCGCCTGGTCCGGCCGGGCGGTGCTGAGCATCGGATACCGCCTGGCGCCGCAGGCGCGCTGTCCGGCCGCGCTCGAGGACGTCGACGCGGCCCATGCCTGGCTGGCCGGCCAGGGCTGGTCTGCGCGGCAGACCGCCTTGTGCGGCGACTCCGCCGGCGGCGCGCTGGCCGTGCTGCTGCTTGCGCGGCTGCGCGCGCGCGGCGCCGCATTGCCCGCCGCATGCGCCGTGATGTCGCCCTGGATCGACCTGCAGGCCCGGGGCGAGAGCTACACCGCCAATGCCGCGTCCGACCCCATCGCCAACCGCGCCACCGTGCTGCGCATGGCGCGCGCCTACCTCGGCCGCGACGGCGACCCCGAAGCGCCCGCCGTCTCGGCGCAGCACGCCGATCTGCGCGGGTTGCCGCCGCTGCTCGTGCAGGCCGGCTCGGCCGAGGCGCTGCTCGACGACGCGCGGGCGCTGGCCGCGCGCGCCGCAGCAAGCGGCGTCGCGGTGCGCCTGAGCGTGTGGCAGGACATGCCGCATGTATTCCAGCTTTTCGCCGCACGGCTGGATGCCGCCGATGCCGCCATCGCGGAACTCGCGGATTTCATCAATCACCCATTGCGCGCCCCCACCGGCGCCGAGCCCCGTCATGAAACAAGCACTTGA
- a CDS encoding CaiB/BaiF CoA transferase family protein, whose protein sequence is MKQALEHIKVVDLTRVLAGPWATQILADMGARVIKIERPGAGDDLRGWGPPFLKNAHGEETTDAAYFLSTNRGKESVTLDISSAEGQEIVRQLAKDADVLVENYKVGTLARFGLDYESLRKINPRLVYCSVTGFGQTGPHAHLPGYDYIFQGMGGLMSITGLPDAEPGGGPLKTGIPITDVVTGIYASTAILGALEHRNLSGEGQAIDISLLDCLVNVTGCAVMNYFLSGRIPQRLGNTHSNMVPYQVFRCKEGDVIVAVGNDTQFVTFAGLIGMPQLATDSRFSTMAQRSRNRETLIPIIAQAMQARTMQEWVSLLEAANVPCGPINNLQQVFEDPQVQHRGLKLSLPHGSGVDAPGVASPIRYSATPIAYGRAAPCLGEHTDDVLQSELGMAPAAIGALRARGIV, encoded by the coding sequence ATGAAACAAGCACTTGAGCACATCAAGGTCGTGGACCTCACCCGCGTCCTGGCCGGCCCCTGGGCCACGCAGATCCTGGCCGACATGGGCGCCCGGGTCATCAAGATCGAGCGCCCCGGCGCGGGCGACGACCTGCGCGGCTGGGGGCCGCCGTTCCTGAAGAACGCGCACGGCGAGGAAACCACCGATGCCGCCTACTTCCTCAGCACCAACCGGGGCAAGGAGTCGGTGACGCTGGACATCTCCAGCGCCGAAGGCCAGGAGATCGTCCGCCAGCTCGCCAAGGACGCGGACGTGCTGGTCGAGAACTACAAGGTCGGCACGCTGGCGCGCTTCGGCCTGGACTATGAGTCGCTGCGCAAGATCAATCCGCGGCTCGTGTATTGCTCGGTGACCGGGTTCGGCCAGACCGGCCCGCACGCCCACCTGCCCGGCTACGACTACATATTCCAGGGCATGGGCGGACTGATGAGCATCACCGGCCTGCCGGACGCCGAGCCCGGCGGCGGTCCGCTCAAGACCGGCATCCCGATCACCGATGTGGTCACGGGCATCTACGCCTCGACGGCGATCCTGGGCGCGCTGGAGCACCGCAACCTCAGCGGCGAAGGACAGGCCATCGACATCTCGCTGCTCGATTGCCTGGTCAACGTCACCGGCTGCGCCGTCATGAACTACTTCCTGTCGGGCAGGATTCCGCAGCGGCTGGGCAACACGCACTCCAACATGGTTCCGTACCAGGTGTTCCGTTGCAAGGAAGGCGACGTGATCGTGGCGGTCGGCAACGACACCCAGTTCGTGACGTTCGCCGGATTGATCGGCATGCCGCAGCTGGCCACCGACAGCCGCTTCTCGACCATGGCGCAACGCAGCCGCAACCGCGAAACGCTGATTCCCATCATCGCCCAGGCCATGCAGGCGCGCACCATGCAGGAATGGGTGTCCCTGCTCGAGGCCGCCAACGTGCCGTGCGGGCCCATCAACAATCTGCAGCAGGTGTTCGAGGACCCGCAGGTGCAGCATCGCGGACTCAAGCTGTCGCTGCCGCATGGCTCGGGCGTGGACGCGCCGGGCGTCGCCAGCCCGATCCGCTACTCGGCCACGCCCATCGCCTATGGCAGGGCCGCGCCCTGCCTGGGAGAGCATACGGACGACGTACTGCAATCGGAGCTCGGCATGGCGCCGGCGGCGATCGGCGCGCTGCGCGCGCGCGGCATCGTCTGA
- a CDS encoding GntR family transcriptional regulator, which translates to MRYLCFNVYLVLSYICKLRRPAAKEFILDVKAPATIPYFLKEQIRELIVDGTFRPGQPLREQDLEQRFGTSRSPIREALRLLERGGLVVHLQRKGFRIRRYSQTEIRQVYMLYAELEAYSIMQLSEAADSPLLDDLRRHEARIAQAQADADVRGYIGALRDFYLASARFTGNVPLADTLSRLYEQVEPLRYNLVRRTLAATPADQYHRGIVPALAQRDLAGAARQAHVLVREMLPRILSAYEQWAGDAGDEPGDDRLRVA; encoded by the coding sequence TTGCGCTATTTATGTTTCAATGTTTATCTAGTATTATCTTATATTTGCAAACTCCGGCGCCCTGCGGCCAAGGAATTCATATTGGACGTCAAAGCGCCCGCCACGATCCCGTACTTCCTGAAAGAGCAGATACGGGAACTCATCGTCGACGGCACCTTCAGGCCGGGGCAGCCCCTACGTGAACAGGACCTCGAACAGCGCTTCGGCACCAGCCGCAGCCCGATTCGCGAGGCCTTGCGCCTGCTCGAGCGGGGCGGGCTGGTGGTGCACCTGCAGCGCAAGGGTTTCCGCATCCGCCGCTACAGCCAGACTGAAATCCGGCAGGTCTACATGCTGTACGCCGAACTGGAGGCCTACAGCATCATGCAATTGTCGGAGGCCGCCGACTCGCCCCTGCTCGATGACCTGCGCCGGCACGAGGCGCGCATCGCGCAGGCGCAGGCCGATGCCGACGTGCGCGGCTATATCGGCGCGCTGCGCGACTTCTACCTGGCCAGCGCGCGCTTTACCGGCAACGTTCCGCTTGCCGACACCTTGAGCCGCCTGTACGAGCAGGTCGAGCCGCTGCGCTACAACCTGGTGCGGCGCACGCTGGCGGCCACGCCCGCCGACCAGTACCACCGCGGCATCGTCCCGGCGCTGGCGCAGCGCGATCTGGCCGGCGCGGCGCGCCAGGCGCACGTCCTGGTGCGCGAAATGCTGCCGCGCATCCTCAGCGCCTACGAACAATGGGCGGGCGACGCCGGCGACGAGCCGGGCGACGACCGCCTGCGCGTCGCGTAG
- a CDS encoding DUF3683 domain-containing protein, which yields MNAPLASQILTAAIPPAPGARLREIPYNYTSFSDREIVSRLLGEDAWQLVSDLRGERRTGRSARMLYEVLGDIWVVRRNPYLQDDLLDNPKRRKLLIEALHHRLGEIDKRREPAAVTEAGHDPRRDAKVVELLARARSAVAAFEGQFDQTAQLRRQAQRVLGRITARDNIKFDGLSRVSHVTDATDWRVEYPFVVLTPDAEDEIAALVRACIELGLTIVPRGGGTGYTGGAIPLTWKSAVINTEKFEALGEVESCVLPGMTEPAAVIRAGAGVVTKRVAEAAERAGFVFAVDPTSAEASCVGGNIAMNAGGKKAVLWGTALDNLAWWRMVDPDGNWLEVTRLAHNLGKIHDVDVASFELKWFDGAGKPGEKLLRTERLDIEGRKFRKAGLGKDVTDKFLAGLPGVQKEGCDGLITSARWVLHRMPRHTRTVCMEFFGQARDAIPSIVEVKGYLDGEGKARGAILAGLEHLDERYLRAVGYATKSKRGMLPKMVLIGDIVGDDEDAVATAASEVVRLANTRHGEGFVAVSAEARKKFWLDRSRTAAIARHTNAFKINEDVVIPLDRMGEYTDHIERINIELSTRNKLRLLDELDVYLAEPLPMGKVEDAEDVALTRAEVLAERTRQAIEHLARTRRRWQWLLDNLDLPLAQALPELDGLDMAAQREALAGRVQAQPQARVFDVVQDHTVRISWKTEVLPALQGVFSGNAGKLILEGLVAVHARVLKSRVFVALHMHAGDGNVHTNIPVNSDDYGMLREANQAVERIMQIARDLDGVISGEHGIGLTKYEFLTEAELAPFQEYKRRVDPNGHFNAGKLMPGADLRHAWTPSFNLMGHESLIMQQSDIGAIADSVKDCLRCGKCKPVCSTHVPRANLLYSPRNKILATSLLVEAFLYEEQTRRGISLKHWEEFEDVADHCTVCHKCYTPCPVDIDFGDVSMNMRALLRRMGRKSFNPGTAAAMFFLNAKDPAAINATRKAMVGVGYKVQRAAHDLLASVSRKQAAHPPATVGRAPLREQVVHFVNRKMPGGLPKQTARKLLDIEDANYVPIIRDPKTTTADTEAVFYFPGCGSERLFSQVGLATQAMLWHAGVQTVLPPGYLCCGYPQRGNGMTDKAEQIITDNRVLFHRVSNTLNYLDIKTVVVSCGTCYDQLAGYEFEKIFPGCRLIDIHEYLLEKGIKLDGVQGVRYMYHDPCHTPMKLQDPMKTVRSLVGEGAQKSDRCCGESGTLAVSRPDVSTQVRFRKQEELDQGQAAMRADGFSGDVKVLTSCPSCLQGLSRYEGETGMDADYIVVEMARHILGETWMEDYVRRANTGGIEHVLV from the coding sequence ATGAACGCCCCCCTCGCCAGCCAAATCCTGACCGCGGCGATACCGCCCGCACCCGGCGCGCGTTTGCGCGAAATCCCGTACAACTACACGTCGTTCTCCGACCGTGAGATCGTCAGCCGCCTGTTGGGCGAAGACGCCTGGCAGCTGGTCAGCGACCTGCGCGGCGAGCGCCGCACCGGCCGTTCGGCGCGCATGCTGTACGAGGTGCTGGGCGATATCTGGGTGGTACGGCGCAATCCCTACCTGCAGGACGACCTGCTCGACAACCCCAAGCGCCGCAAGCTGCTGATCGAGGCGCTGCACCACCGCCTGGGCGAGATCGACAAGCGCCGCGAGCCGGCCGCCGTGACCGAGGCCGGCCATGATCCGCGCCGCGACGCCAAGGTGGTCGAGCTGCTGGCGCGCGCCCGCTCGGCGGTGGCCGCGTTCGAGGGCCAGTTCGACCAGACCGCGCAGTTGCGCCGGCAGGCGCAGCGGGTGCTGGGTCGCATCACCGCGCGCGACAACATCAAGTTCGACGGCCTGTCGCGCGTATCGCACGTTACCGACGCCACCGACTGGCGGGTCGAATACCCGTTCGTGGTGCTCACGCCCGACGCCGAGGACGAGATCGCCGCGCTGGTGCGCGCCTGTATCGAGCTGGGCCTGACCATTGTGCCGCGCGGCGGCGGTACGGGCTACACGGGCGGCGCGATTCCGCTGACCTGGAAGTCGGCCGTCATCAATACCGAGAAATTCGAGGCCCTGGGCGAGGTCGAGTCCTGTGTGCTGCCGGGCATGACCGAGCCGGCCGCCGTGATCCGCGCCGGCGCCGGCGTGGTCACCAAGCGGGTGGCCGAGGCCGCCGAGCGCGCCGGCTTCGTGTTCGCTGTCGATCCGACTTCGGCCGAGGCATCCTGCGTGGGCGGCAACATCGCCATGAACGCAGGCGGCAAGAAGGCCGTGCTGTGGGGCACCGCGCTGGACAACCTGGCCTGGTGGCGCATGGTGGATCCGGACGGCAACTGGCTGGAAGTGACCCGGCTGGCGCACAACCTGGGCAAGATCCACGACGTCGACGTGGCCAGCTTCGAACTGAAATGGTTCGACGGCGCCGGCAAGCCCGGCGAGAAGCTGCTGCGCACCGAGCGCCTGGATATCGAGGGGCGCAAGTTCCGCAAGGCCGGCCTGGGCAAGGACGTGACCGACAAATTCCTGGCCGGCCTGCCGGGCGTGCAGAAGGAAGGCTGTGACGGCCTGATCACGTCGGCGCGCTGGGTGCTGCACCGCATGCCGCGCCACACCCGCACGGTCTGCATGGAATTCTTCGGGCAGGCGCGCGACGCCATCCCGTCCATCGTCGAGGTCAAGGGCTACCTGGACGGCGAGGGCAAGGCGCGCGGCGCCATCCTGGCCGGCCTGGAGCACCTGGACGAGCGCTACCTGCGCGCGGTGGGCTATGCCACCAAGAGCAAGCGTGGCATGCTGCCCAAGATGGTGCTGATCGGCGACATCGTCGGCGACGACGAGGATGCCGTGGCCACCGCCGCCAGCGAAGTGGTGCGCCTGGCCAATACGCGCCACGGCGAGGGCTTCGTGGCGGTCAGCGCCGAGGCGCGCAAGAAATTCTGGCTGGACCGTTCGCGCACGGCCGCCATCGCCCGCCACACCAACGCCTTCAAAATCAACGAGGACGTGGTGATTCCGCTGGATCGGATGGGCGAGTACACCGATCACATCGAACGCATCAACATCGAGCTGTCCACGCGCAACAAGCTGCGCCTGCTCGACGAGCTGGATGTCTATCTGGCCGAGCCGCTGCCCATGGGCAAGGTGGAGGACGCCGAGGATGTCGCGCTGACGCGCGCCGAGGTGCTGGCCGAGCGCACGCGCCAGGCCATCGAACACCTGGCGCGCACGCGCCGGCGCTGGCAGTGGCTGCTGGACAACCTGGACCTGCCGCTGGCCCAGGCGCTGCCCGAGCTCGACGGCCTGGACATGGCCGCCCAGCGCGAGGCGCTGGCCGGGCGCGTGCAGGCACAGCCGCAGGCCCGCGTCTTCGACGTGGTGCAGGACCACACGGTACGCATTTCGTGGAAGACCGAAGTGCTGCCGGCGCTGCAGGGGGTGTTCTCGGGCAACGCCGGCAAGCTGATCCTCGAGGGGCTGGTCGCCGTCCACGCCCGCGTGCTCAAGAGCCGCGTGTTCGTGGCGCTGCACATGCACGCCGGCGATGGCAACGTGCACACCAACATTCCGGTCAACTCGGACGACTACGGCATGCTGCGCGAAGCCAACCAGGCGGTCGAGCGCATCATGCAGATCGCCCGCGACCTAGACGGGGTGATCTCCGGCGAGCACGGCATCGGCCTGACCAAGTACGAGTTCCTGACCGAGGCCGAGCTGGCGCCGTTCCAGGAATACAAGCGGCGCGTCGACCCCAACGGCCACTTCAACGCCGGCAAGCTGATGCCGGGCGCCGACCTGCGCCATGCCTGGACGCCCAGCTTCAACCTGATGGGGCACGAGTCGCTGATCATGCAGCAAAGCGACATCGGCGCGATCGCCGATTCGGTCAAGGACTGCCTGCGCTGCGGCAAGTGCAAGCCGGTGTGCTCGACCCACGTGCCGCGCGCCAACCTGCTGTATTCGCCGCGCAACAAGATCCTCGCCACCTCGCTGCTGGTCGAAGCCTTCCTGTACGAAGAGCAGACCCGCCGCGGCATCAGCCTGAAGCATTGGGAAGAGTTCGAGGACGTGGCGGACCACTGCACGGTGTGCCACAAGTGCTATACGCCCTGTCCGGTGGACATCGATTTCGGCGACGTGTCGATGAACATGCGCGCGCTTTTGCGCCGCATGGGCCGCAAATCGTTCAATCCGGGCACGGCCGCGGCCATGTTCTTCCTGAACGCCAAGGATCCGGCCGCGATCAATGCGACGCGCAAGGCCATGGTGGGCGTGGGCTACAAGGTGCAGCGCGCCGCGCACGACCTGCTGGCCAGCGTCTCGCGCAAGCAGGCCGCGCATCCGCCGGCCACGGTCGGGCGCGCGCCGCTGCGCGAACAGGTGGTGCATTTCGTCAACCGCAAGATGCCGGGCGGACTGCCCAAGCAGACCGCGCGCAAGCTGCTGGACATCGAGGACGCCAACTACGTCCCGATCATCCGCGACCCCAAGACGACCACGGCCGATACCGAGGCGGTGTTCTACTTCCCGGGCTGCGGCTCGGAACGGCTGTTCTCGCAGGTGGGCCTGGCCACCCAGGCCATGCTGTGGCATGCCGGCGTGCAGACCGTGCTGCCGCCGGGCTACCTGTGCTGCGGCTATCCGCAGCGCGGCAACGGCATGACGGACAAGGCCGAGCAGATCATCACCGACAACCGGGTGCTGTTCCACCGGGTCTCCAATACGCTGAACTACCTGGATATCAAGACGGTGGTGGTCAGCTGCGGCACCTGTTACGACCAATTGGCCGGCTATGAATTCGAGAAGATATTCCCCGGCTGCCGCCTGATCGACATCCACGAGTATCTGCTGGAGAAGGGCATCAAGCTGGACGGCGTGCAGGGCGTGCGCTACATGTATCACGACCCCTGCCACACCCCCATGAAGCTGCAGGATCCGATGAAGACCGTCCGTTCGCTGGTGGGCGAGGGCGCCCAGAAGAGCGACCGCTGCTGCGGCGAGTCGGGCACCCTGGCGGTGAGCCGTCCCGACGTGTCGACCCAGGTGCGTTTCCGCAAGCAGGAAGAACTGGACCAAGGCCAGGCCGCGATGCGCGCCGACGGCTTCAGCGGCGACGTCAAGGTCCTGACTTCGTGCCCGTCGTGCCTGCAAGGCCTGTCGCGCTATGAAGGCGAGACCGGCATGGACGCCGACTACATCGTGGTCGAGATGGCGCGCCACATCCTGGGTGAAACCTGGATGGAGGATTACGTGCGCCGCGCCAACACGGGCGGTATCGAGCACGTGCTGGTCTGA
- the ilvA gene encoding threonine ammonia-lyase, biosynthetic: MSTDYLKRILTSKVYDVAVESPLERAPLLSQRIANNVLLKREDTQAVFSFKLRGAYNKMANLTPAARSRGVIAASAGNHAQGVALAATRLGCRAVIVMPTTSPQVKVDAVRRLGGEVVLAGDSFTDAYEHAQQLEKREKLTFVHPFDDPDVIAGQGTIGMEILRQHPGEIEAIFVAIGGGGLIAGVAAYIKQLRPEIKIIGVQTEDSDAMVRSVRAGRRVQLSDVGLFSDGTAVKLVGAETFRLARQYVDDFVVVNTDAICAAIKDVFQDTRSVLEPAGAMAVAGAKQYAAEHKLKGKTLVAVACGANMNFDRLRFVAERAEVGEMREAVFAVTMPEQRGSFRRFCELVGNRSVTEFNYRISDAERAHVFVGVQVSTPAEPEKIAANFRRHGFDTLDLTHDELAKTHLRHMVGGHSALARNELLYRFEFPERPGALMRFLNAMNPDWNISLFHYRNQGADYGNILIGIQVPPTDKKLFKTFVAELGYPHWNETDNPAYRLFL; the protein is encoded by the coding sequence ATGTCCACCGACTACCTCAAACGCATCCTGACCTCCAAGGTCTACGACGTCGCCGTCGAATCGCCGCTGGAGCGCGCGCCCCTGCTGTCGCAGCGCATCGCGAACAACGTGCTGCTCAAGCGCGAGGACACCCAGGCGGTATTCAGCTTCAAGCTGCGCGGCGCCTACAACAAGATGGCCAACCTGACGCCGGCGGCGCGCAGCCGCGGCGTGATCGCCGCCTCGGCGGGCAACCATGCCCAGGGCGTGGCCCTGGCGGCCACCAGGCTGGGCTGCCGCGCGGTCATCGTCATGCCCACCACCAGCCCGCAGGTCAAGGTCGACGCCGTGCGCCGGCTCGGCGGCGAGGTCGTGCTGGCCGGCGACAGCTTCACCGACGCCTACGAACACGCGCAGCAACTGGAAAAGCGCGAAAAGCTGACCTTCGTGCATCCCTTCGACGATCCCGACGTGATCGCCGGCCAGGGCACCATCGGCATGGAAATCCTGCGCCAGCATCCGGGCGAGATCGAGGCGATCTTCGTGGCCATCGGCGGCGGCGGCCTGATCGCCGGCGTGGCCGCCTACATCAAGCAGTTGCGGCCGGAAATCAAGATCATCGGCGTGCAGACCGAAGACTCCGACGCAATGGTCCGCAGCGTACGCGCCGGCCGGCGCGTGCAGCTCAGCGATGTCGGCCTGTTCTCGGACGGCACGGCCGTCAAGCTGGTGGGCGCCGAAACGTTCCGGCTGGCGCGCCAGTACGTGGACGACTTCGTGGTGGTCAATACCGACGCGATCTGCGCGGCCATCAAGGACGTGTTCCAGGACACCCGCAGCGTGCTGGAGCCCGCCGGCGCCATGGCGGTGGCCGGCGCCAAGCAGTACGCGGCCGAGCACAAGCTCAAGGGCAAGACCCTGGTCGCGGTGGCATGCGGCGCCAACATGAATTTCGACCGGCTGCGCTTCGTGGCCGAGCGCGCCGAAGTGGGCGAAATGCGCGAGGCGGTGTTCGCCGTCACCATGCCCGAGCAGCGCGGCAGCTTCCGCCGCTTCTGCGAGCTGGTCGGCAACCGCAGCGTCACCGAGTTCAACTACCGCATCTCCGATGCCGAGCGTGCGCACGTCTTCGTGGGCGTGCAGGTCTCCACGCCAGCCGAGCCGGAAAAGATCGCCGCCAACTTCCGCCGGCACGGCTTCGACACCCTGGACCTGACGCACGACGAACTGGCCAAGACGCACCTGCGCCACATGGTCGGCGGCCATTCGGCGCTGGCGCGCAACGAACTGCTCTACCGCTTCGAATTCCCCGAGCGCCCGGGCGCGTTGATGCGCTTTCTCAACGCCATGAACCCCGACTGGAACATCAGCCTGTTCCACTACCGTAACCAGGGCGCCGACTACGGCAACATCCTGATCGGCATCCAGGTTCCGCCCACCGACAAGAAACTGTTCAAGACCTTCGTCGCCGAACTGGGCTACCCGCACTGGAACGAAACGGACAACCCGGCGTACAGGCTGTTCCTGTAG
- a CDS encoding IS481-like element IS481 family transposase has translation MNTHKHARLTFLRRLEMVQQLIAHQVCVPEAARAYGVTAPTVRKWLGRFLAQGQAGLADASSRPTVSPRAIAPAKALAIVELRRKRLTQARIAQALGVSASTVSRVLARAGLSHLADLEPAEPVVRYEHQAPGDLLHIDIKKLGRIQRPGHRVTGNRRDTVEGAGWDFVFVAIDDHARVAFTDIHPDERFPSAVQFLKDAVAYYQRLGVTIQRLLTDNGSAFRSRAFAALCHELGIKHRFTRPYRPQTNGKAERFIQSALREWAYAHTYQNSQHRADAMKSWLHHYNWHRPHQGIGRAVPISRLNLDEYNLLTVHS, from the coding sequence ATGAACACCCATAAGCATGCCCGATTGACCTTCCTACGTCGACTCGAAATGGTCCAGCAATTGATCGCCCATCAAGTTTGTGTGCCTGAAGCGGCCCGCGCCTATGGGGTCACCGCGCCGACTGTGCGCAAATGGCTGGGCCGCTTCCTGGCTCAGGGCCAGGCGGGCTTGGCCGATGCGTCCTCGCGCCCGACGGTCTCGCCCCGAGCGATTGCGCCGGCCAAGGCGCTGGCTATCGTGGAGCTGCGCCGCAAGCGGCTGACCCAAGCGCGCATCGCCCAGGCGCTGGGCGTGTCAGCCAGCACCGTCAGCCGCGTCCTGGCCCGCGCCGGTCTGTCGCACCTGGCCGACCTGGAGCCGGCCGAGCCGGTGGTGCGCTACGAGCATCAGGCCCCCGGCGATCTGCTGCACATCGACATCAAGAAGCTGGGACGTATCCAGCGCCCTGGCCACCGGGTCACGGGCAACCGACGCGATACCGTTGAGGGGGCCGGCTGGGACTTCGTCTTCGTGGCCATCGATGACCACGCCCGCGTGGCCTTCACCGACATCCACCCCGACGAGCGCTTCCCCAGCGCCGTCCAGTTCCTCAAGGACGCAGTGGCCTACTACCAGCGCCTGGGCGTGACCATCCAGCGCTTGCTCACCGACAATGGCTCGGCCTTTCGCAGCCGCGCCTTCGCCGCGCTGTGCCATGAGCTGGGCATCAAGCACCGCTTTACCCGACCTTACCGCCCACAGACCAATGGCAAGGCCGAACGCTTCATCCAGTCGGCCTTGCGTGAGTGGGCTTACGCTCACACCTACCAGAACTCCCAACACCGAGCCGATGCCATGAAATCCTGGCTACACCACTACAACTGGCATCGACCCCACCAAGGCATCGGGCGCGCTGTACCCATCTCCAGACTCAACCTGGACGAATACAACCTATTGACAGTTCACAGCTAG
- a CDS encoding adenine phosphoribosyltransferase, with protein MQTDYAELVRRTIRSVPDWPTPGVTFRDITPVLQDPRTFRVLIDLFVYRYMRQRLDLVAGVDARGFIVGAVLAHELNLGFVPVRKKSKLPYRTVAEEYSLEYGNAAVEMHTDSVRTGQRVLLVDDLIDTGGTMLAAIKLLQRLGANVVEAAAIIDLPYLGGSAQITATGTPLYTVCQYQEGD; from the coding sequence ATGCAGACCGATTACGCCGAACTGGTCCGGCGCACCATCCGCAGCGTCCCCGATTGGCCCACGCCCGGCGTGACGTTTCGCGACATCACGCCCGTGCTGCAGGACCCGCGCACGTTCCGCGTCCTGATCGACCTGTTCGTCTATCGCTATATGCGCCAGCGCCTCGACCTGGTGGCCGGCGTCGATGCGCGCGGCTTCATCGTGGGCGCGGTGCTGGCGCACGAACTGAACCTCGGCTTCGTGCCGGTGCGCAAGAAGAGCAAGCTGCCGTACCGTACCGTGGCCGAGGAATATTCGCTGGAATATGGCAATGCCGCGGTCGAGATGCATACCGATTCGGTGCGCACCGGCCAGCGCGTGTTGCTGGTCGACGACCTGATCGACACCGGCGGCACCATGCTGGCGGCCATCAAGCTGCTGCAGCGGCTGGGCGCCAACGTGGTCGAGGCCGCGGCCATCATCGACCTGCCCTACCTGGGCGGCTCGGCCCAGATCACGGCCACGGGCACGCCGCTGTACACCGTGTGCCAGTACCAGGAAGGCGACTGA